The following are encoded together in the Glycine max cultivar Williams 82 chromosome 8, Glycine_max_v4.0, whole genome shotgun sequence genome:
- the LOC100802852 gene encoding LOW QUALITY PROTEIN: putative cysteine-rich receptor-like protein kinase 32 (The sequence of the model RefSeq protein was modified relative to this genomic sequence to represent the inferred CDS: substituted 2 bases at 2 genomic stop codons) — MGNDTLNLVVSDTFNNLVELQNEVNNGNALRIFSYASIIAATNKFSIDNKLGEGGFGPGLLPQGEEIAIKRLSEDSTQGEKLDWRKHFNIIDGIAQGLLYLHXYXRLRVVHRDLKASNILIDENMNPKISDFGMARIFTQESDINTKRIVGTYGYMSPEYAMEGIFSFESDVYAFGVLLLEIISGRKNNTAEGPLNLVGHAWELWKQGHALDLLDPTLIESFIQNEVLRCIHVGLLCVEECAADRPNISEMIPMLNSEIATFPLPRRPAFYRGKKLVEEYDSFIDNEIHSVNGLTISNIGGR, encoded by the exons ATGGGGAATGACACGCTTAATTTGGTAGTGTCTGACACATTTAACAATTTAGTTGAGCTTCAAAATGAAGTGAACAATGGCAATGCTTTAAGAATTTTCAGCTACGCATCAATCATTGCAGCTACGAACAAGTTCTCAATAGACAACAAGTTAGGAGAAGGGGGCTTCGGACCA GGATTGTTACCACAGGGAGAAGAAATAGCAATCAAAAGACTTTCGGAAG ATTCGACTCAAGGTGAAAAATTAGATTGGAGAAAACATTTCAACATAATTGATGGGATTGCTCAAGGACTGCTGTATCTACATTAGTATTGAAGATTAAGAGTAGTTCACAGAGATCTGAAAGCAAGTAACATTCTAATTGATGAAAACATGAATCCCAAAATTTCAGATTTTGGCATGGCTAGAATTTTCACTCAAGAGTCAGATATAAACACTAAAAGGATTGTTGGGACATA TGGTTACATGTCACCGGAATATGCAATGGAGGGAATTTTCTCTTTCGAATCTGATGTCTATGCTTTTGGAGTCTTGCTGCTAGAAATTATTAGTGGCAGAAAAAACAATACTGCTGAAGGGCCACTCAATCTAGTAGGACAT GCTTGGGAGCTATGGAAACAAGGCCATGCACTAGACCTCTTAGATCCAACTTTAATAGAATCTTTCATTCAAAATGAAGTATTAAGATGCATTCATGTTGGTCTTTTATGTGTAGAAGAATGTGCAGCTGATCGCCCCAATATTTCAGAAATGATACCCATGTTAAACAGTGAAATTGCAACATTTCCATTGCCTAGAAGACCAGCATTTTACCGCGGAAAAAAGCTGGTTGAGGAATATGACTCTTTTATTGATAATGAAATCCATTCAGTGAATGGTTTAACTATTTCCAACATAGGTGGAAGATAA
- the LOC102668799 gene encoding G-type lectin S-receptor-like serine/threonine-protein kinase At1g67520, whose product MLIGLATEMTIGNNSGVLLTLKNSGALTITSQGGNPITLYSPVLPTKKNVVVTLLDSGNLVLGEYDDSGSMKHAMWQSFDHPSDVLLPGMKLGVNHKTNRSWSVASSFSTNNPSSGSFALEWEPRKGELVIKMGGKI is encoded by the coding sequence ATGCTGATTGGATTGGCAACAGAAATGACTATTGGCAACAATTCTGGGGTGCTTCTGACATTGAAAAATTCAGGTGCTTTGACCATCACTAGTCAAGGTGGGAACCCCATAACTCTCTACTCACCTGTTCTACCTACCAAGAAAAATGTTGTTGTCACCCTTTTGGATTCTGGAAACTTGGTCCTTGGAGAATATGATGATAGTGGATCTATGAAGCATGCGATGTGGCAAAGCTTTGATCATCCTTCAGATGTTTTGCTACCTGGTATGAAACTAGGTGTTAATCACAAGACAAATCGGTCATGGTCGGTTGCGTCATCATTTTCTACCAACAACCCATCTTCAGGTTCCTTTGCACTTGAATGGGAGCCAAGGAAAGGAGAATTGGTCATAAAGATGGGAGGGAAGATATAG